In the genome of Polynucleobacter sp. TSB-Sco08W16, the window ATTGCTTTAAAGAACACTGCAGCAGCAACTTCGTCTGAAACATCATTTGGTACTGGCACTAGTTTATCTGCAGCAACATTACGTGCGCTAGCATAAGCACCAATACCGGCATTCATATACATCACACGATCGCCAATCTTTAGACCTGTCACACCCTCACCCAAAGATTCCACAACACCGACCGCCTCATGACCAAGTCCTGTAGGCAGTTCGAGGGGATAAACACCTGAGCGCTGATACACATCGATGAAATTAAAACCAATCGCAGTTTGACGAATTTGTACCTCACCTTTGGCGGGAGGAGGCAATTCTTTATCAATAAGCTTGATTATGTCTGCGCTGCCTAATTTGTCCAGGCTAACTACTCGTGCTTTTGTCACATGTCACCTATTTATATTTGTTATAAGAAAAAATATCATACTGCAAGAGCGTTTTCTTCCACCACCGCCCAGGTGCTATCGCCCAGCTTCTTCACTGCCATGGCATAAGTCCATCCATCCGGAATTCCACAGCTCCACTCTTTAGGCCCATTTTGAATAAGCACATTGGTCGAGTTTCTGCTGTCGTAATACAGATGGTAAATTTTTCCATGAATGGGATTGAAACCAAACTTAGCACTATGGACCATTTCAGTGGCATCCAATCTTGCCTGTAGTGCTCTAGCTTGTTTCATCAGCACCTCAGCTTGCTCCATAATGCGCTCGTATTCTTGCTTGGCATTTTGGCGTGCAACGTTTACCGCTTTATCTTTTTCTTCAACTACTTTGATGGGTGCAAAAACTGGAGCGCCAACTTCCATGGGATATTCAATACCCGCATGTCTTGCTGGATCAGTGTCTTCAATTCTCATTGCTTGCCCGTGAATTCATGTTTTACTGCAAAATTAGCCGTACAGCCCGTATTAACGAAGAAAGTGTGACACAAAAAGGGGATTTTTGCCGAGCAGCACACCGCCCCATGAATGCACCTGCTTTAACCATGATTAAGGAATAATTTGATGCGTAATGATGTCGCCCTCAACGTTTTAGGGCAACCCTTGGTCCCCTGCTCTTTTGATCCTTTAACTGGATTCTTTAGGGATGGCTGCTGCAAAACTAACGAGGAAGATGTGGGTAGCCATCTAGTCTGCGCCATTGTTACCGATGAATTTTTACAATTTAGCCTAGCTAAAGGTAACGATCTCATGACGCCTAGGCCAGCATATCGATTTTCAGGTCTTGTCGCAGGAGATCAATGGTGCCTTTGTATCAATCGCTGGGTCGAGGCTGTTGAAGCCAATTGTGCGCCCCTGATTAAATTAGAGAGCACCCATATCAAAGCACTAGAAACAGTCTCCCTTGATTTACTTGAACAATATGCGAGTGATGTAGGAAGTTCTGTTTGAAGGCTTTTTATTCTGATCACTTTGTCTTGCCACTTCCGGCAGGTCATCGCTTTCCCATGGAAAAGTATTCTCGAGTCCGCGACTTAGTAAGCACTCTTGCTAATTTAGAACTGATAGAAGCACCAGCCGCGACGGATACCCAAATTCTCTATGCTCATGATGCTAGTTACCTACTCAAAGTCATAGAGGGGAAACTGAGCCCTGAAGAGCAAAAAGAAATTGGTTTTCCGTGGAGCGAAAAAATGGTGGAGCGCTCTAGACGCTCTGCAGGAGCAACAATAGCTGCTGCCAAAACCGCTATCAAGGAGGGAATCTCTGGGAATCTAGCTGGCGGCACACATCATGCTTATCGCAATTTGGGGAGTGGTTTTTGTGTATTTAATGATTCCGCAATTGCTGCACGCGCCCTTCAGAAAGAAGTAAGTTCAAAACTAAAGGTAGCCATCATTGATTTAGATGTACATCAAGGCAATGGCACAGCATCCATTCTTCAGCATGATGCTTCTATCTTCACACTTTCAATTCATGGGGAGAATAACTTCCCATTTAAAAAGGAAGCAAGTGACCTAGATTTTGGATTGGCAGATGGTTGCGATGATCATACCTATCTCGATGCACTATCCCAATGTTTAGGTCAACTGGATGCTCGATTCAAGCCAGACTTTGTTATTTATCTTGCCGGAGCAGATCCCCACGAGGGCGATCGACTCGGCAGACTCAAGATTAGCAAAGCGGGAATGCGTCAGCGAGATGAGGCGGTATTTGAATATGCCTTAAGCAGGCAAATCCCAGTCGCCTTCTCAATGGCGGGCGGTTACGGTAAAGAAATTGGCTCCACTATTGAGATCCATGTTCAGACGATCCAAAATGCTCTACAGTTTCAAGAGCGCTATTGACTCTCTATAAAAATTACACTATTTCTTTTTAGAAGAGCCCTTTGTGGCAGTGAGATTGCCAACACTTTCCACGCTTTTCTCAAAGTTAGCAAATGAATCTGCCATTGCTGCGCGCACTAATTCAAAGTTTTGCAGGGCATTATTAAACGAAGTTTTAAAGACCGACACATAGGCTTCACTGCCGGGAGGCGCATTGTCAGTGGCATCATTAACAAAATGAATGAGGTCGGCCTTTGAGTCCTGAATCATTACTTCTGCAATGTCAGCTAGCTCTTTATTCCCACTTCTTAAAACATTGAGTAATTGCTGGTGGTAATGCGCCACTTCTTTTGAGGCATCTTGCAATACCTCTGCGTGTACATAGTCAAAAGCCGATTTTGGGTCTTGGGTTTTCATGAGCTCGGAAACTCGCTTCTGAATGCGCTCTGCAAATTCTTGTGCAGCTTGTTGATTAATTTGGGCAATCGCTTGTGCACTTTCCATGGCAACTCGACCAACGGCTTTACTAGCATCAACTGCCTTTTGTTGACTTTTAGCTGCAGCGGCACTCAATGAATCTTTGCTCATAACAACCCCTTTAGGTGAGAGATATACGATTGATATCTATACGAATACAGATACCAATCTACTCTCGTTTAAGAGTGTTTCTATAGAGAAATACCAGTAGAACCCGGCCAATATGGGTTTGGAATGATTATTTAGCTGCAGGAGCCTTCTTGGGGAGACTGTTCAGTGTGGCTGCATCATTCAACTGCTGATCCACTAGGTAGAGCGTGCCACCATAGTTAGCCTGTAAATCATAACCAGATAAACCAACGGTGTAAAAAGTAATCTCGGGATTAAAGGAGCGAATTGTTCCACCTGAGCCTGCAGAGAAATTAGCGTCTACGTCGATGCCACCCTTATGCCCATCGATTGAAGTCAATAAAAATTGATCAATTGCAGCAGTGGTTTTGAAAATCACAATTTGATATTGGTCTTGATATCCAGCGCCCAGACCTTCGCCTGTCTTGAGTGCCTGCATAAACACAGGCTCTTTACGACGCTTGTCATACAACACACCCTCACCGCGCGCCACTACGATTAGGACCACATTAACATTGGTAGTGCTAAATACGGCATAACCAGGAGCCTTTTCAATATCTTCCCTAATCTTAGGATTTTGTTTGATTAAGGCATCGAGACCCGTTTTAGCCATCTCGATTGTTGCTTGGCGCTTTTGAACAATTTCCGCTTGTGTGAGCGGCTTGCCATCTTTACCCGTAGATTGACAGCCTGAAAGCAAAAACAAGCCCAAGGCAAGGAGGGAAATAGATCGAATCAAATGTTTGAACTGAATTGGCATATCGATAAGGCCTCTCAAAAAGACTGGTAAATGGCTGTTTAGAGCCTTAAGACCCCATTATCCCCACTTTAAGCAATGCCTTATTTAATTATCAATAAATTCGATCACTTACATCTAAATTATTCATTATACAAATAATAAAATAGTGCCTAGAATGGACTCCGTTGTCAAAGCATTCCATGATTGATTAACCCAATTCATTTAACAAAAGGAGCACCATGTCTATTATCAACACCGCAGTTCAGCCATTCAAAACCGAAGCTTTCCATAACGGTAAGTTTGTCACTATTTCTGATGAAAGCCTCAAGGGCCATTGGTCAGTTTTGATTTTCATGCCAGCAGCTTTTACATTTAACTGCCCAACAGAAATTGAAGATGCAGCCGAGAACTATGCTGAGTTTCAAAAGTTAGGTGCTGAAGTGTATATCGTAACAACTGATACCCATTTCTCACACAAAGTTTGGCACGAAACTTCACCAGCTGTTGGTAAAGCAAAGTTCCCGCTCGTTGGCGATCCAACACACACTTTGACAAATGCGTTTGGCGTACACATCCCTGAAGCTGGCTTGGCATTGCGCGGCACATTCATCATCAATCCAGAAGGTGTTATCAAGACTGCAGAAATTCACTCCAATGAAATCGCACGTGACGTATCTGAAACATTGCGCAAGCTCAAAGCTGCTCAATACACAGCTGCTCACCCAGGTGAAGTTTGCCCAGCGAAATGGAAAGAAGGCGCAGCTACTTTGACTCCATCTTTAGACCTCGTAGGCAAGATCTAATAGATCAGACTTAACCAATCAGACTCTCTCCGGAGAGTCTATTGGAGAGGATCAGATCCTGCCCAATAGACTCACTGAAATTAAAGATTAAGGATTTACCATGTTAGATAACAATATCAAGACCCAATTAAAAGCCTACTTTGAAAAGATCGTCGCCCCGATCGTTCTGACAGCGACCCTTGATCAAAGCCCAGCGTCAGCACAGATGCTTGAGCTCTTGAATGAAGTTGCAGAACAATCTGACAAGATTACGGTTAAGACTAACGGCCAAGCTCAGAATTCTCCAAGCTTTACCGTAAGTAAACTTGATGAAGAAGCCCGCATTACATTTGCTGGCTTACCAATGGGTCATGAGATGACTTCATTTATCTTGGCGATCTTGCAAGCTAGTGGTTATCCACCCAAAGTGGAAGAAGACATCATTGCTCGCATTCGTAAACTCGAAGGTACGTTTCGCTTTCAGACATTTATTTCTTTGTCATGCCATAACTGCCCTGACGTTGTGCAAGCCTTGAACTTAATGGCCGCACTCAATCCTCAGGTACAGCATGAAATGATTGATGGCGCCCTTTACCAGAATCTAGTTGATCAATATCAGATCATGGCTGTTCCAACCGTCATTCTGAACGGCGAAGTATTTGGTCAAGGTCGTATGGGCGTTGAAGAAATTATTGCCAAACTCGATACCGGCAGCGCTGAAGAAGAGGCTGCCAAACTCAATGCCAAAGACGATTTTGATGTTCTAGTCATTGGTGGTGGCCCCGCTGGTTCTGCAGCTGCAATTTATGCGGCCCGCAAAGGCATTCGCACCGGTATTGTTGCTGAGCGCTTTGGCGGCCAAGTCATGGACACTCTCGGAATCGAAAACTTCATCTCAGTCTCACATACAGAGGGACCAAAACTGGTGCAGGCCTTAGAGCAACACGTGAAAGATTATGAAGTTGACATCATGAACTTGCAGCGTGCCAATGCACTACGAAAAACCAGCAAAGGCATTGAAGTGGAGATGGCGAACGGTGCAGTACTTAATAGTAAATCGGTCATCATCAGCACTGGTGCGCGCTGGAGAGAAATGAATGTGCCTGGCGAACAAGAGTATCGCAACAAAGGGGTTGCCTACTGCCCACATTGCGATGGCCCCTTATTTAAAGGTAAGCGTGTTGCTGTAATTGGTGGTGGCAATTCAGGGGTTGAAGCTGCAATTGATTTGGCTGGCGTTGTGAGCCATGTCACCTTAATTGAGTTTGATAGCCAATTGCGTGCAGATGCTGTATTGCAAAAGAAATTATTCAGCCTTTCCAACGTTCAAGTTATTACAAGCGCATTAACTAAAGAAGTATTGGGTGATGGCAGCAAAGTGAATGGCTTGCGCTATGAGGATCGCACCTCTAAAGCAGATCACACCTTGGAGTTAGAGGGCATCTTTGTGCAGATCGGCTTACTCCCAAATACCGAATGGCTCAAAGGCACCGTTGACCTCTCTCCACGTGGCGAGATTATTGTTGACGCCAAAGGCGAGACATCGTTACCGGGTGTATTTGCCGCAGGTGACTGCACCACAGCCCCTTATAAGCAAATCATTATCGCCATGGGTGAAGGTGCAAAAGCATCACTTGGCTCCTTTGACTATCTCATTCGTCACTCTGTGAGCGAAGAAGAACCAAGCAAGATTGCTGCCTGATATTTGATCCCAGCGCTTGCCAGAATTGCCTTGGTAAATAAAAACCCCAGAGGAATCTCTGGGGTTTTGTCTTTCTGGGTGAAGAAAGCTACTAATTGAGTTTACGCGGATTACCAAAGCGAGGAGCATCTGGATAAACCGGGGTGGTGCTCACTGGCCCCATGCCGATAATCTGAATTTCAGTTGGGCCTTTCATAGCGCCATCAAAATGGACTACGCCAGCAGGATGAAACATCATGCTGCCAGCCGGCAAACCAACAGTCGTAGCAGGATCCCAGCTTGCATCAGTACCCGCATACCAAGTTCCTTTGATAACTGTTACAAAACGATCTTGGGTATGGAAGTGTGGGGAACTCATAATGCCCTCTGGAAAGATATTGCGCACGACATACATCCCCGGCTTATTCGGATCACCATACAGAAAAGCAGTTTTCACTCCAGCACTAGCATCGGTCCACACCACTTGGTCAGGCTTGACGATCACAAAATCTTTGGCAGTGGCTTGGGCATATGCCTGCGCAGATGCAAACCCCAGAATTGCAACAGCAAAGTATTTTTTAGCTAAAGAAAGTACTCTCAATTTAGTCTCCACATTGTTATATTTTTAATCACATCTTCTTGACGCAATCTAACATGGAGAACTCATATCGGTTCTCAGGGATAACCCGAGAAAATTAGGCGCTAGCTAAACAAGATGGATGATTTTGGACCTGTCTAGAGTCAAACATTAATGTTAATCCTAAGGGGAGATTAGGGCTAACGGAATAATTGCCTCTAAGACATCCCGACTTAAGGACAATCAATCCAACAGCCATGAGTCTTTTTAAATGAAAATCCAGAGTTCCAGAATCAACGCCATAGCAATTAATAATGTCCTTTGGCCTGGCACCCTGTTCACCGGCCCGATAGATAAAATCAAATACTCGTAGCCGGGTTTCATGTCCAAGCGCCTCAAATACTTCGCAGTAGCGAAGCGACTCTACATTCCCATGAAAGAAGCCTGATGAACCCTTTAGAGCAAAGGGTGTCAGAGAATTAGTTTGATGTACCTGTTGTGTAGTCATAAGTTGACTGGGCAGCGAGATGTTGATTTTTAAAAGCAAGTTCATGAATTGATTCGGTAGCCTCCACCACTTCCTCGTTTAGCTCCTGCTTGATAGTGATAATTTCATCCTCTGCACGGTGAAGCCGAGGGTTAAATTCATTGGGAATACGATGGGGATTATTAACTTCCACTACGCCCTGAGGGTCGATCTTTGCCTGGGCTCGGGAGCCAATTAAAGCCATCAACAGACCCACCAGGAATAATGAGAACAAAAAGCTAAAACGAGAATGGCGACCGATGAATTGACCCACGATGACTCCCTATAAAGAATGAATGCACCCATCCTAGAAAGATCACCCCTATTTAGATATAGCACTTTAGCTCTAGTCATCAGACTGTCATTAATCGGCATCGAAAAAAGTGGATCTCAAAACTTAAATAAGCCTATGCCTAAGGGGTAAGAAAGTTCCCCCGTCTAAATAATTGATCTTGGTCAACATTATTGACGCCATCTCTAGAGCTAAAGTATTAGTCAAGCGTTTAATATGAATGTCATAATATTTGCTAAAGCCAAGCTCCTAAAAAGGCTTGATGAATACCAAGGGCAGAGCCATGCAATCCGCGTCAGTTTTAGTCGTCGATGATCATCCAGTCTATAGGGATGCCCTCCACCAATTCCTCACTAGAAAATTTCTCGCAAGCAATATTCCAGTCTTCTCGGCAGACTCTTTAGGTGAGGGCTTAAAAATTGCCCAAAGCCAGAAAACGAATTGGGTAGTTCTTTTGGACCTATTAGTACCAGACTGTGAAGATCAATTTTCTGGAATTGTCGAATTTAAAAAACTGCCCAATGTCATAGCCATTGCCGCTATTTCAGGCTTAGAAAAAGAACTGATTGAAAAGCAATGCATTGATGCCGGCTGCAATATTTTCATATCCAAAAATAGTGATAGCGCCCATATCTATGAAAGCCTGTGTACATTAATTGGATTAGAGCCCCAAGATGCTTTAATTAATCAGCTCACAGATAGACAAAAAGAAATTCTGTCGCAAATTGCTAACGGCCACTCAAACAAAATGATTGCCTATTCGCTCAATATTAGCGAGCAAACGGTGAAAGTACATCTTGGTGAGATTTTTAAGAAAATCAAAGTTTTTAATCGAACCCAGGCCGTCATTAAGGCCAAGGAAAATGGCTGGGTCTAGGCTATGACAACATTTCCCCTAAAGGCGGATAACCCATTGCTACTTGAAGAGAAATATACATTTCTTCAAACTGCATCCAAAACCAATACCGCAGGTACGATCATAGGTCCGCTGCTTACAGGGATATTGATCTTTCAGGAGGCGCACTTAACCGCTCTCATCATTTGGCTTACAACCATGACTATTTGTGTGTCATTCAGGGCATACATGGTTTTTGTGAAAAACAAAGAGCGCGGACTATCGACCCAAAAGAAAATTACTAACTTAACCATTGGGGTGTTTTCGGTAACAATGTGCTGGGGTCTTGGCTGGCTGATTGTGGTTCCAACCATACCATTCAATCTCCAATGCCTCTACCTCTTGATGAGCTGTACTGCTGTGTTTGTGGGTCTATATGGCTACTCCATCCATCGACCTATATTCCTCTGTTTTGCATTGCCCATCTTCATCTGCCAATTCACTATTTCGCTGATCCCCCCGTTAATCTTTCCTTGGCCCATTTTGCTTGGGGAGTTTGCATTCTCTATCTATACCATCAAGATGGCTTCTTACTTTTCAGACTCTTGGATTCGAACAGTAAGCCTCCAAATTCAGAACCAAATGCTCAATCAAGATTTGGAGATAGAGCGAAATGCTGCAATCTCGGCTAATACTGCTAAATCTAAATTTATCGCCACTGCCAGCCATGACCTCAGGCAACCCTTACATGCCGTCAATATTTACCTAGATCTATTTGAGCCGCAAACACTAAATCCCAAAGATCGAATCAACTTCTTCCAAATCAGAAAAAGTATTCAATCTCTTAACTCGATGTTCAATTCTCTGCTTGATCTCAGTAAATTAGATGCTGGATCAGCAGATCAAATACAAAAACCATTTGAACTGATTGAGCTAGTAAGTAGCCTCTCAAGGACCTATACCCCGATTGCTTCAAGCAAGGACCTAGTTCTTCATTTTGAATTTTCTAACATTGAAGTGAATGGAGATATTGTTGTTCTTCAGCAATTGCTTGGTAATCTCATGTCAAATGCAATCCAGTACACCACAACAGGCTCCATCTTGGCAGAATTTTCTATCAAACAAGATTGTCTGCACATTCATATTGAAGATACTGGATGTGGAATTGATAATTTATCTCTAGAAAAAATCTTTGATGAATTTTTTAGAGTAGATAGCACTCGTAATATGCACGATGGCCTAGGCTTAGGCCTCTCAATCGTCAGAAGGCTTTGTAAGCTGTCAGATATTGAATTATCTGTAGAGTCAGAAGTTGGTAAAGGCACTATTTTCAATATCCAAACCAAGTACAGCGCAAGATTACTTCCTGAAAATGAAAAAATGAGTGATAAAGATTTTTTGCACTCAAATTCTGGACGCCAAGAACTTCTCTTCACAACTAAGTCTATTGCCATATTCGAGGATGATCCCTCGATTTTTAGCGCCTATGAAAAGGCATTGGCACAAAATGGATTTCATGTCATCTCACTATCTGAAAATAGCACTGAGCTGGCTAATCAACTGGCAAATGTGAATCACATTGATTGCATTCTGAGTGACTATAGGCTAAAAAGCACGACTGGCGATCTCATCATTCAGCAATTAAGGGATAGTTTCGGCGTTGATATTCCAGCAATCATTATTACTGCCGATACCTCCCCAAAACATATTCAATTATTTAATGATCTCAATATCAAGGTCCTATATAAGCCAATTGGGTACACGCAAATCGTTGAGGCAATCAAGAAATTAATTTCTTAAGCTAATTCATTAAATAAAAATACATTAAAAAATGAAGAGAGAGACATGCAAAACAACATAAAACTTGTCGCACTAGTAATTGCAATCCTATGCTCTGGGCAAGCACTAGCGCAAACTACTAAAAATGCTTGGGAAGGCGCATATGGCCAACTTGGTCTGATTGGTTTTGAGAGCTATATACCGGTAGCTGCCAACGGCACAACAACCACACCATCTGGCCATGTCCTGCCTACTTTTACAACGGCCAATCATTCCAATGGTCCAGCTGCAAATATTGCGGCTGGCTATAACTTTGCAATCAATCAAACCTATCTCATTGGCATTGGTGCAGCCCTATATCCCGGTCACTCTCGATCGGCTTCTACAACTGCAACGAATGCTGGCGGTGTTGTCTCTGGAACCTATAACGTGAGCAATGTCTTCAGCATCTTTTTAACTCCATCCTACGCAATCGACCAAGAAAAACTTGGTTATATAAAAATTGGTTATACGGGAGCTACAGTGAATTCGAGCGCTTCAGGCAATGCAGCAGGTAACTTTCCTGAGCAAAAAACTCAAATGAGTGGCATGGTCTATGGACTCGGCTATAAGCAAATCATCTCCGGCTCCATTTATGGTTTTGCTGAAGCTAACTATGCTGTAGATAAAGCAAAACAAGTCACCGTCACAACCGATGATGGCTTAGTTGTTAATTCAACTGCTAAAGCATCAGGTTACGATGTGCTCTTTGGTATTGGCTATCGTTTCTAATGTGGGATTCAGTCTGCAAGCAGAATTAAATGACCTTAACGCTTATAGAAACTGAGTGTGACCTCGCCTAAATTAATGCCAAACTTACTCATCTGGGCTTTATTAATCATTACTTTAGGTGTCACCAAGTACATCCAGTCATCGAATTGAACATGATAGACGGTGCCATCCACAGGTAAAGCCAATGTATAAGCCCAATTGAGGGCATTACCTGCAGATGAACCATTTGCCTCACCCACTACGTCGTCTGCCTTTCCAATGTATTTACCTGGCGCGACTTCGGTCAACGTCCAAATACGTTTTTGCTTAGAGCCATCCGAATATTCAAAGCTTTCATCTAGAGTACCAATCTTCTTACCGTCAACTACTTTCCAGTTAGCTTGGATCAAGACGGTGAAGCGCTTTACAACAGCGCCACTTCGATCAGTGAAGATGCCATAAGCATCAATGTTTCCAGAAAAGTACTCGCTTAAATCCAGCGTTGGTTTTTCTTTAGCATACTGAGAGACCTGAGGTCCAGAGCAGCCAAATAAAAATACGGCAACAAACAAAGTGATCGTGAATTTAATAAAGTGATGTTTCATTAATTACAACTCTCTTGAAAAAGGGGTGGAGGACAACTTTGTCCTAGCAATTGCTCGCGTAACTTGGGTGCACTTGTTTTTGGATCGAGCCAAATACCAAAAAAGGCTTTAGGAAACTCTGCTCCTGCAATTTGAGCCAAAGGCTTACCTTCAAAATAAAAGGTAGTTCCCTGCTTCGGAGCATAAATGGCAGTGATATTTTGGCCAGGCTCTACATTCGGTAAGAAGGTTGCCAACTGCTTCCCCCAGCTCTGTGCCTGAGCTTCTGGTACTCCGAGTTTTTTCATTTCCTCAATCGTTCGATTGGCGATAGCGTTACCAGAAAAAGATTTTTGATACCGTAGATCAAGGGCAAATTCTGAAGAGTTGGAACTGGCACCTCGATAAAAGGACGCATCATAAACATGCAGACCCCACCACGTTAATTTTCCACTACCTTGTAGCTTAGCTGAATTTAATACTTGATCGATATGAGATGCATCACTAGCAATGGCGGAAGAGGTAAATAGGCAAGCCAAGATACAAAAACGAAGTAACATGCATTTTGCTGTCATGAAGTGCCCTGCTTTGTATTGGCCTTGACTAGGCGTAGTGCACCTGGCCCAAATATTTGTGAAATCGCATGACGATTTTTTGCAAAGAAGCGGTACCCAAATCGCAAAAAAGGTTGTAGAACTTTACGAGAAAATAACCAAGCCATAAAAGGCAGCTCCGCCCTGCGATAGGCTTCAGGAAAAACAGCGACACCGCTAATTAAAACGCCATCGGCATATTGACCATACATCGCCGCCAAAGCTTGTTCGCACGATACGCCTACGGCTGCTGGGTTGTACTGATCTGAGTTGATGTCTACAAAATCGAGCAGGCCGGCTTGATTGCGTCCTCCAAGAAACAAAATTTCTGCCTGGCATAAAGGACATGCGCCATCGTAAAACAGGGTCAGTTTTTGTAAGTCAGGGGCCATTGTGCAAGTTTAAGACTTATTCAATAAACTGGCTGATAGCACCACTAATTCAGAAATCCCCTTGAAACTACTTCCAACCCCCTTTCGCGCGCTCGTCATTGGAGCCTCTGGCACCATTGGAGATGCTTTTGTGGAACTTCTCACAAATCACCCTGCCTGCTCAGAGCTTACAGGCGTGCATCGACACTCTAAATACCCTCTTGATTACCTCAATCCCGATTCAATCGAGTCCTGTGCTGCAGAGCTTGCAGCAGAAGCACCCTATCAACTCATTATCAATACGATAGGGGTATTGCACAGCGAACACTGGATGCCTGAAAAAAGACTGGATGATCTCAATGCGGATCAATTAATAGATTTAATGAAAATTAATGCTATTGGACCGGCCCTTACTATTCGTCACTTTTCCAAGCTGTTAGATCCACAAAATAGCATCATGGTCACTCTTTCAGCCAAGGTCGGCAGCATAGAGGACAACCGTCTTGGCGGATGGTACAGCTATCGAGCCTCTAAAGCAGCGCTCAATATGCTCATTAAGACTGCGGCAATAGAGCTCACTCGCACTAAACCCAACGCGGCATTAATTGCTCTGCATCCTGGGACGGTTAACTCCAGACTCTCTAAACCTTTTAGAGGACAACAGATTGGCAGACCTGCAAATGAGGCCGTAGCTGATATGTTTCGAGTGATTGAAAATCTACAGAAAGAGGATACAGGCAGCTTCCTCTCTTACTCAGGTGAAAAATTACCTTGGTAGAGGCTATATTGATCTAAGCCTTACTCTTGGGAGCCTTCTTTCGACATGCATCCGAGCAGTATTTAACTGACTCCCAATTTTTTTCCCAAGACTTTCTCCAGGTCATTTCTTTTTTACAGACAATGCAAATCTTGCTTGGTAAGAAACTTTTA includes:
- a CDS encoding DUF2452 domain-containing protein; translation: MRIEDTDPARHAGIEYPMEVGAPVFAPIKVVEEKDKAVNVARQNAKQEYERIMEQAEVLMKQARALQARLDATEMVHSAKFGFNPIHGKIYHLYYDSRNSTNVLIQNGPKEWSCGIPDGWTYAMAVKKLGDSTWAVVEENALAV
- a CDS encoding DUF2237 family protein encodes the protein MRNDVALNVLGQPLVPCSFDPLTGFFRDGCCKTNEEDVGSHLVCAIVTDEFLQFSLAKGNDLMTPRPAYRFSGLVAGDQWCLCINRWVEAVEANCAPLIKLESTHIKALETVSLDLLEQYASDVGSSV
- a CDS encoding histone deacetylase encodes the protein MKAFYSDHFVLPLPAGHRFPMEKYSRVRDLVSTLANLELIEAPAATDTQILYAHDASYLLKVIEGKLSPEEQKEIGFPWSEKMVERSRRSAGATIAAAKTAIKEGISGNLAGGTHHAYRNLGSGFCVFNDSAIAARALQKEVSSKLKVAIIDLDVHQGNGTASILQHDASIFTLSIHGENNFPFKKEASDLDFGLADGCDDHTYLDALSQCLGQLDARFKPDFVIYLAGADPHEGDRLGRLKISKAGMRQRDEAVFEYALSRQIPVAFSMAGGYGKEIGSTIEIHVQTIQNALQFQERY
- a CDS encoding phasin family protein yields the protein MSKDSLSAAAAKSQQKAVDASKAVGRVAMESAQAIAQINQQAAQEFAERIQKRVSELMKTQDPKSAFDYVHAEVLQDASKEVAHYHQQLLNVLRSGNKELADIAEVMIQDSKADLIHFVNDATDNAPPGSEAYVSVFKTSFNNALQNFELVRAAMADSFANFEKSVESVGNLTATKGSSKKK
- the ahpC gene encoding alkyl hydroperoxide reductase subunit C; the encoded protein is MSIINTAVQPFKTEAFHNGKFVTISDESLKGHWSVLIFMPAAFTFNCPTEIEDAAENYAEFQKLGAEVYIVTTDTHFSHKVWHETSPAVGKAKFPLVGDPTHTLTNAFGVHIPEAGLALRGTFIINPEGVIKTAEIHSNEIARDVSETLRKLKAAQYTAAHPGEVCPAKWKEGAATLTPSLDLVGKI
- the ahpF gene encoding alkyl hydroperoxide reductase subunit F; this encodes MLDNNIKTQLKAYFEKIVAPIVLTATLDQSPASAQMLELLNEVAEQSDKITVKTNGQAQNSPSFTVSKLDEEARITFAGLPMGHEMTSFILAILQASGYPPKVEEDIIARIRKLEGTFRFQTFISLSCHNCPDVVQALNLMAALNPQVQHEMIDGALYQNLVDQYQIMAVPTVILNGEVFGQGRMGVEEIIAKLDTGSAEEEAAKLNAKDDFDVLVIGGGPAGSAAAIYAARKGIRTGIVAERFGGQVMDTLGIENFISVSHTEGPKLVQALEQHVKDYEVDIMNLQRANALRKTSKGIEVEMANGAVLNSKSVIISTGARWREMNVPGEQEYRNKGVAYCPHCDGPLFKGKRVAVIGGGNSGVEAAIDLAGVVSHVTLIEFDSQLRADAVLQKKLFSLSNVQVITSALTKEVLGDGSKVNGLRYEDRTSKADHTLELEGIFVQIGLLPNTEWLKGTVDLSPRGEIIVDAKGETSLPGVFAAGDCTTAPYKQIIIAMGEGAKASLGSFDYLIRHSVSEEEPSKIAA
- a CDS encoding cupin domain-containing protein — encoded protein: MRVLSLAKKYFAVAILGFASAQAYAQATAKDFVIVKPDQVVWTDASAGVKTAFLYGDPNKPGMYVVRNIFPEGIMSSPHFHTQDRFVTVIKGTWYAGTDASWDPATTVGLPAGSMMFHPAGVVHFDGAMKGPTEIQIIGMGPVSTTPVYPDAPRFGNPRKLN
- a CDS encoding helix-turn-helix domain-containing protein — translated: MTTQQVHQTNSLTPFALKGSSGFFHGNVESLRYCEVFEALGHETRLRVFDFIYRAGEQGARPKDIINCYGVDSGTLDFHLKRLMAVGLIVLKSGCLRGNYSVSPNLPLGLTLMFDSRQVQNHPSCLASA
- a CDS encoding response regulator transcription factor, translating into MQSASVLVVDDHPVYRDALHQFLTRKFLASNIPVFSADSLGEGLKIAQSQKTNWVVLLDLLVPDCEDQFSGIVEFKKLPNVIAIAAISGLEKELIEKQCIDAGCNIFISKNSDSAHIYESLCTLIGLEPQDALINQLTDRQKEILSQIANGHSNKMIAYSLNISEQTVKVHLGEIFKKIKVFNRTQAVIKAKENGWV